One stretch of Nitrospirota bacterium DNA includes these proteins:
- the trkA gene encoding Trk system potassium transporter TrkA, translating into MRIIIIGAGEVGYHISKFLSREEEVEVVVVDTNKEQLSRISEELDIAVVEGEGGSPAVLKEAGAEKASILLAVTNSDETNMISCLVAKALFNIPRKIARIRNDEYYANRLLLARDNLDIAPVINPELESASAILRIIDAPFATDVEEFEGGMIKVIGFRVQKDSLLAGKTLQEFRERIREKVLIGIIQRENSAIIPTGKDRIEENDIVYLPVHSDHVHRTAALISGALKPVRNMIIVGGGRIGFHVAREMEKKDVTVKIIEKNPERCKFLIKNLRRTVVLIGDGADRGLLDEENISSMDVFAAISNNEELNIMSSLLAKRLGVRKVITVVNRTDYLPLAHSLGIEVVISPRLITASSILRYIRRGEILSLTAIAEDMAEIIEAGVGEKSNFIGKRLKDAKIPVSALIGAIIRNGEVIIPGGDDIIRKGDRLIIFALRESIRQIENLLL; encoded by the coding sequence AGGTAGGATACCATATATCAAAATTCCTATCCAGGGAAGAAGAGGTGGAGGTTGTTGTTGTTGATACAAATAAGGAGCAGCTCAGTAGAATAAGTGAGGAGCTTGATATTGCCGTAGTGGAGGGGGAGGGTGGATCCCCTGCGGTTCTGAAGGAGGCCGGCGCTGAGAAGGCATCCATTCTGCTTGCAGTAACCAATAGTGACGAGACCAATATGATCTCCTGCCTCGTGGCCAAGGCCCTCTTTAATATACCGCGGAAGATTGCAAGGATAAGAAACGATGAGTATTATGCCAACAGGCTTCTCCTTGCAAGGGATAACCTTGATATAGCCCCTGTTATTAACCCTGAACTTGAATCTGCAAGCGCGATTCTCAGGATTATCGATGCCCCGTTTGCCACTGATGTTGAAGAGTTTGAGGGGGGCATGATAAAGGTTATCGGTTTCAGGGTTCAGAAAGACTCCCTGCTTGCCGGAAAGACTTTACAGGAGTTCAGGGAAAGAATAAGGGAAAAAGTGCTGATAGGCATTATTCAGCGTGAGAACAGCGCGATAATCCCCACTGGAAAGGACAGGATTGAGGAGAACGATATCGTCTATCTGCCTGTTCACAGTGACCACGTCCACAGGACGGCGGCCTTAATCAGTGGTGCCCTGAAACCTGTAAGGAATATGATTATAGTGGGGGGTGGCAGGATAGGGTTTCATGTAGCAAGGGAGATGGAAAAGAAGGACGTGACCGTCAAGATAATCGAGAAGAATCCGGAGAGATGCAAGTTCCTCATAAAGAACCTGCGGCGTACTGTAGTGCTGATTGGTGACGGTGCCGACAGGGGACTGCTTGATGAGGAGAACATAAGTTCAATGGATGTCTTTGCAGCCATCTCCAATAATGAAGAACTTAACATCATGTCTTCCCTGCTTGCAAAAAGGCTCGGGGTGAGGAAAGTAATAACCGTGGTTAACCGGACAGACTATCTGCCCCTTGCCCACAGTCTCGGGATTGAGGTGGTAATAAGTCCAAGGCTTATTACGGCAAGTTCCATTCTGAGATACATCAGACGTGGAGAGATTCTGAGTCTTACCGCAATTGCAGAAGACATGGCCGAGATTATCGAGGCCGGGGTTGGTGAAAAATCAAACTTTATCGGCAAGAGACTGAAGGATGCAAAAATACCGGTCTCTGCCCTGATTGGTGCAATTATCCGTAATGGTGAAGTAATCATACCCGGTGGTGACGATATAATAAGAAAAGGCGACAGGCTGATTATTTTTGCCCTCAGAGAGTCCATAAGACAGATAGAAAACCTGTTGCTATGA